The genomic DNA ggaataatccgtacggagtacccaGTCAAAATAACTCAGGAGCTAATCTCATACTATTCTACTAAGTATTACTGACTAGTACAGTAATCGAAGGAAGATCcccaaaaataaagaaagaaaaaaaccccCCCCAGCCACTGACGGAGATCCAAAACAACACCGCCCAAGACTAGCGTTAAAGCCGCATCCCAACGAATAATAAACCTTCTTCCAGGCAGTCGTCagatttccttctccattctgTCACCTTCGGTTTCCGTTCGCTTCAAGTTTCATGATTATTggttttttctcttgcaCTCCCTTGCGCAATCCAAAACCCCAGCTATAGTCGTTCCATACTTGCATCGTCTCGctccttttccctccctcatTCACTGTCGATCAATGCTCCAGGGGCATAACGTTGCTCTGACGGTGCCTACCCGCCTCGAGCATCATGGCCAGCGGTAGGCCTCCCGGTCACCACCCAGCCGCTGGCCGCGATGACGACCTGCTGCAGCTGGAGGATACGACCCCTATGTATAATCCTGGGCAGGGCCCGCCCGTCAACGACGACCATTTGTTGCGACAGTACAATATCGATGACTCCGATTACCCCCAGGCGCGACCTTCAGTTTCCTATGACCAGTTTGTCGGCGGACAGGCGCCGCCGCACTCCGGTGCCCATGCGACAGCCTCCGCGCATCCTCCGCCGCAGTCCGGGGCCTACATAGGCGATCCTTACATGGGGGCCGCCAGTGTATCTCGAACCTATTCTCAAACCTCGGGCTTGGACAACTACCGGCGCTACTCCGTCGACGAATACGATGATGGGTACTACCACGTGGATGATCATGATGATTATATGCATTCCGACCATCGTGTACAGGAAGCGAATCAGCGGAATAGTATACTGGGCTTGGGAGGCGGGCTAATGGGAAGAGCAAAGCACATGCTGGGCATGGGACAGGAATACTCGGACATGAACCTTCCTCTCACGGAGGCCGGTGCAAGGGCGGCACGAGTTGACAGCACCGAACACGCCGAGGGGGCCATCCCCCCGAGTCAGAAAAAGTCGAGGAAGTCGGATTTCAAGTTTGGTTTCGGACGGAAGAAGGTCGACCCTTCGACTCTCGGACCTCGCATGATCGTGCTGAACAATCCCCCGGCCAATGCCGTACATAAGTTCGTCGACAACCACGTCTCCACAGCGAAGTATAACATCATCACCTTCGTTCCGAAGTTCTTATACGAGCAATTTTCCAAATACGCcaatttgtttttcttgttcaCCGCTGTCCTCCAGCAAATCCCAAACGTGTCACCGACGAATCGTTATACCACAATTGGTCCGTTGCTAATTGTGTTGTTGGTCTCTGCTATCAAGGAACTTGTAGAAGACTATAAGCGACGCTCGTCTGACAAGTCTCTCAATTACTCGAAGACTCAAGTTCTGAAGGGATCGGCATTTCATGAGACGAAATGGATCGATGTCGCTGTGGGAGACATCGTTCGTGTTGAGTCGGAGCAACCCTTTCCTGCCGATTTGGTTCTGTTGGCTTCTTCTGAACCCGAGGGCTTGTGCTACATCGAAACCGCCAACTTGGATGGAGAAACCAACCTAAAGATTAAACAGGCGATTCCGGAGACTGCACATTTGGTAAGCCCCGCTGATCTTAGCCGACTGAGTGGGCGGGTTCGATCAGAGCAACCGAATAGCAGTCTTTACACCTATGAAGCTACCCTGACGATGCATGCCGGAGGAGGCGAGAAGGAACTCCCTCTAGCACCGgaccagcttcttcttcgaggagcTACCCTGCGAAACACGCCGTGGGTTCACGGTATTGTCGTTTTCACTGGTCATGAGACGAAGTTGATGCGAAATGCGACAGCGACGCCGATCAAGCGGACGGCCGTGGAACGCATGGTCAACGTTCAGATCTTGATGTTGGTCAGCATTCTAATCGCTCTTAGTGTTATCAGCTCTGTCGGCGATCTTATTATCCGACAAACCGCGGCCGACAAACTCACCTACCTTGACTATGGCAGTACGAACGCAGTAAAGCAATTCTTCCTGGATATATTCACCTATTGGGTCCTTTATTCCAATCTCGTCCCAATATCGCTCTTCGTGACGATTGAAATCGTCAAATACGCCCAAGCGTTCCTGATCAATTCTGACCTCGATATCTATTACGACAAAACAGACACTCCGGCAACATGTAGAACGTCGTCGTTAGTCGAAGAACTTGGGCAGATAGAATACATCTTTTCAGATAAGACAGGAACCTTGACTTGCAACATGATGGAGTTCAAGCAGTGTACAATTGGTGGCATCCAGTATGGTGAGGACATCCCTGAAGATCGACGAGCCACTGTAGAAGATGGAGTGGAGGTTGGGGTACATGACTTTAAGAAGCTCAGAGAGAACCTACAAGGTGGTCATCCGACAGCAGACGCGATTCATCATTTTCTCACACTTCTCTCTACTTGCCACACCGTTATCCCTGAAAGATCTGAAAAGGAACCCGACAAAATCAAGTACCAGGCAGCCTCTCCTGATGAGGGCGCTCTCGTTGAAGGTGCTGCGACGTTGGGTTACCAATTCACAAATCGGAGACCTCGCTCCGTGCTCTTTACAGTAGGGGGCCATGAGTATGAATATGAACTGTTGGCTGTCTGTGAGTTCAATTCGACGCGTAAACGAATGTCAACGATCTTCAGGTGTCCAGATGGGAAGATTCGGATCTACACCAAAGGTGCAGACACCGTCATCCTTGAGCGTCTTAATCCTGACAATCCCATGGTCGAGGTGACTTTACAGCACCTGGAAGAATACGCTTCGGAAGGTCTCCGGACTCTTTGTTTGGCCATGCGTGAAGTTTCCGAGGAAGAATTCCAACAGTGGTACCAGATATACGACAAGGCTGCAACGACTGTTGGTGGAAACCGTGCAGACGAGCTCGACAAAGCTTCTGAGCTTATTGAGAAAGACTTTTACCTTCTTGGAGCTACCGCTATCGAGGATCGATTGCAGGATGGAGTTCCCGACACTATCCATACGCTACAGACTGCGGGAATCAAGGTCTGGGTTTTGACAGGTGATCGACAGGAAACTGCTATCAATATTGGAATGTCTTGCAAGTTGATCTCGGAGGACATGACACTACTAATTGTTAATGAGGAGACGTCTCAAGCTACCCGAGAAAATTTAACCAAGAAGCTGCAGGCTGTTCAGAGCCAGCATGCTTCGGGTGAAATCGAAGCGTTAGCTTTGGTTATTGACGGACGCTCTCTGACTTTCGCGCTAGAGAAGGACATGGAAAAAATGTTCCTGGACCTTGCTATTCAGTGCAAAGCTGTAGTCTGCTGGTAAGTTGTCATAGCCTATTCCTATGAGACGCTCTGATGCTGATAACTCCCAGCCGTGTTTCTCCTCTACAGAAGGCCCTGGTAGTCAAACTTGTGAAGCGTCACCTCAAATCCTTGCTTCTCGCTATCGGTGACGGTGCGAACGACGTGTCCATGATTCAGGCCGCAcatgttggtgttggtattAGTGGTCTTGAAGGTCTCCAAGCCGCTCGGTCCGCCGATGTGTCTATCGCTCAGTTCCGTTATCTCCGCAAACTTCTCCTTGTCCATGGGGCTTGGAGTTACCACAGAATCAGTCGTGTCATTCTGTATTCTTTCTACAAGAATATCGCCCTTTACATGACACAGTTCTGGGTAAGTGATGTTCTGACCTCCCATCCACTGATGAGTCTGATAGCAACTGACAACGACGTAGTACTCTTTCCAAAATGCTTTTTCCGGTGAAGTTATCTATGAGTCGTGGACCCTGTCCTTCTACAACGTCTTTTTCACCGTGCTTCCTCCATTCGCGATGGGCATCTGTGATCAGTTCATTTCTGCTCGATTATTGGACCGGTATCCTCAGCTGTACCAACTTGGGCAGAAGGGAATGTTCTTCAAAAGGCACAGTTTCTGGTCATGGATCTTAAATGGTTTCTACCATTCCTTGCTACTATACCTCGTCTCGGAGTTGATTTTCCTGTGGGACCTTCCGCAAGCAGATGGCAAGGTTGCTGGCCACTGGGTATGGGGATCTGCCCTGTACACGGCAGTCCTCGCCACGGTCCTTGGAAAAGCGGCACTGATCACTAACATTTGGACCAAATACACATTCATCGCGATCCCCGGATCAATGGTGATCTGGCTAGCGTTTCTTCCAGCATATGGTTATGCCGCACCCGCTATCGGTTTCTCCACGGAGTACTACGGCACAATTCCCCATCTCTTCAAATCGCCTATCTTCTATCTCATGGCTATCGTCCTCCCATGTGTCTGTCTTCTTCGGGACTACGCCTGGAAATACGCCAAGCGGATGTACTACCCGCAACATTACCACCACGTCCAAGAGATACAGAAGTATAATGTACAAGACTACCGCCCACGCATGGAACAGTTCCAGAAGGCGATCCGCAAAGTGCGCCAGGTTCAGCGCATGCGCAAACAACGCGGCTATGCTTTCAGTCAGGCTGATGATGGCGCCCAAATGAGAGTCGTCAATGCTTATGATACCacgagaggaagagggcgcTACGGTGAAATGACTAGTTCCAGAGCCTTAGTATAACGATCtgatttttgtttttttgcCTTCATTCCTGTTCATTGCATCCATGTATTAGTTGCATTTGCTGCGGTCTGATGACCGACCTCCCTTTATCACTCTCTATCTACCTCTTACTAACCTTAtcattcatcttccttcttaTCTCTCATTTTTGGGCTATATTACACGATGGTCCTACTCTTTGCTTTTAACTATCTACGTTCCCCCTTATCTTCTCTATGAGCCAATGTGAAAATCTTGAATTTTGTGATATCAATTTCTTTGACTACACCACTTGATGTTTTTCTTGAACATGGATGACTTGTGATGTCTAGATAGGTTAAACAGACATGGGTGATGATGCATTACCCATCTTCTGTCGAAAGGTTCTTCCACGTAAGTAAAACTGTAATTGCGGCCAACTCCATCGTAAGTTGTCTACTTGGTCTCCATGGAACGCGACCAGTCTGATCTAAAACTACCCATGGGATACCAAACTAGGTaatactaaaaaaaaaaaaagaaaccaagatcTCCCTCAAACTAGTATAGATATACCTGAAAGGCCTACTTAATATCCAGTAAAGATTCGTAATGCTTCACTACTAATACAAATAGTCTTTAGACGTACAGGCAAACATTTATCACGTTGAAAGTTGAAATATATGGACAGTGGCTGGGATCAAAAGAACTCAGCTGTATACAGGGGAGACTTACGGGCATTAAGTTGCCCATTGGGGTAAGGACGAGAGATTCTGAGAAAGACTTGAGCGTATCATCCTGATATACACTTTCTTCTATTGCAGAAACTCGGTCTACCCCTTCTACTCGTAGTCTGGTCTAGTGCCTCACTTGTGTTGAAAATTAGTCTACTTAGCATATAAGTTAAAGTCatgtattatataatatGTAAGGATATATCGGCTCTCATGATAGAAGAACAGTAATAGACTAAGGAAATACAAACGATATCGAATCATACATATAACCGTCTAGGATCCGGCACTCCAACATCCCTAGACGTAAAACAGCAATGGTATATAGTTCCCCCCTGCCCCTCCACAACCGGCAATAAACTTCTTTCCTCTAGCTCCAGAGGGCTATCCCGAAGCACTTCCTCACCAGGCCTTTCCCCTTCAGCCGATTCCTCTCTCACCTCTTCCCCAGGCATAATAACCTCTCCTTGCTTCCCTGACGCACCAGATATGACAACCTCCCCCCACATCAACGGCTTCAGCGCcgcatcttcgtcatccaACGGAGGATGACAGGCAGCGCTGATGGCCAGACTACAATTTCCGGCGAGCGGCATTTGAGTCGGGAATCGTTTGAGTGATAGTCCGAATACGATAACCAATGCCAAGCCGGTGAGTGAAAGGGTGAATATCATTGCAATAGGTGACATTCCACAGGTGgatattgtttttgtttcatctATAGTACCGGCTGTGTCGTATTGATAGACTCGGACGTAGAAAATGCTCTCCGATAGGAGCCAGTGGAGTATAGCTGAGATTGTCATTGTTGGGATACTGAATCTATAGGGTAGACTAAGGAAATATGTGGAGCGTTGTTGGCCCTCAGGCCAGGATACTCGGAGATATCGACGATGCACTGAGTAGCTGGTGTATTCAGCGCTTGCGAGCATGCAGGTTAGGATGCTGTTGATTAGGTAGTAGAGGGATGAGAGGATGACTTGTGGGACATTGGAGAGAAGGGCCATGGCGAGAAGGTTGTATGTGGTCAGGTAGCGGAGCATTGTCTCCGGACGCGCTTCAGAGAAGCCTAGACTCCAGACTGTGGAGATACTGGTGTTCGGTAGGTATTCTCCGACACCGAGGTATGCGAAGGTTGTGACAGCGGCTCCACATGTGAGGCATACAATACACCTTTAAAGCGTTGTGTTAGTATACCAAATCCAACCagaggaggtggagatgTCCTACCAGGTGACGGATAGAGCCCAGCGTCGTCGGCCCACTGCGTAATGCCATCGTCTCCGCGGAGGCAGGGTTCTGGATTTCATGGGACGAGGCTTTGTAAATACTGACTTTGCCTCCTTTTGGTCCACCCACGATCTGCAAAGTGTGGTCCGGTCGGGATATTTCATGAATGATGTGATGGCATCGCCAACAGTGAAGAACAGCTCCTTGCGGCGGATTCGGATAGTGAACATGATGCAAATCACCTTGACGGCGTTGCACAAGATAACCACTAAACAAATCGCTGGACTGTACATGACTCGGCAATGCTCCTCTACCTTCTCACTCAAGCAGTGGTCTACCGAATAATACTGTGGGGGTGAGACTGATAGCGTGCGACTATCAGTCGCACAGACAGAGTCAGACATGTACACATTGAGTTGGGACTCAAACCGCTGGGTCTGCCAGCTCTGGCTCTGTATAAAGCCCAAAGTATCATTTACGGTATTGAAAGGAGACTCCAGAAACGCCCCCAGATCCATGATATCCGCCCGCGTGGACTGTGGTAAAGATGAATATCGCAGGTCGGAATAGTTCTGTCTGGTAAACGCAAAGCCTGTCCCAGCGACAACGATATCGTTGCTAGCGAAAGGTTCAGCAGTTACTGACCAGCCATTAACATGTTTAAGAACGGCAGATTGAAGACACTGTGACGTCCCTGAGCCAAAGTCACCATATAAGTCAGTATCGGGCCCAGTGCACATCCAATCAAACGGGTTTTGATTATCATCCACCGAGGTTGGAGGGCTACCAACGCCAACAAATAAACCCGGTGAGCTAATTGAACTGTTGTTAGTcacaaggagaagggtcCGTCGATTGGTCAGAAACGCTGCTCCATAGGCCTTGATACAGTCCTCTTTGCTTAAGGACTCCAGTTCTTTGCCCTGGTACATCGCCTGAACCTGTACAACATCTTTTCCCACCAGGTCCTCATAGCAAGCACTAGTAGTCGAATTTGTCGATCCGATAGGACTGCCTGGGGAAACCGCAACCACGCCATATGCATTTGAAGACAGCGCAGAGAAAACAGCTGCGTTGTAGCtgcatcttcatcagcgCTTGCCGTTAAGAGATACAGCTCCTCAAACTCACAGGATATGAAACGGCAGAGAAGTCAGAACAAGTAGACACCAGATAATAATTTGCACCCAACTCATAACCCTCAAATTAGCAACGCTCGGAGTCCCGATGTCCAACCACTTGCCGTGGGCATGCACGTGGTCGACATCCTTACGCGAGGGCGCACTCAAACATTGCATGCAGTAATTACTCGCGCCGAGAAGAATAGTGCCAAGCACATTGATCAGGATATGGAATCCTGTAGACCAGCGTTTGGCCTTTGTGCAGCTCCCCTCAAAGATTGTCTCTGCTTCGAAAGATCGGGAGGATTGTTGGGCTCGCGACGCAGCAATGATAGTGAAGAGGATATTCAAGAATAGGATCGATGCTGCTGCACATAGGCAAATGGATGCTCCGTTCTTCCATTCATATCCTGTTCGCGGTTTTTTTACCTCCTCGTTGGTCTTGGACAGACTTGTaccttcatcgtcaatgcTGGCTCGATCGCTTGGTTCTTCAATATTGTGCATGTCTAACGACGCCGTGTGGTACAACCACAGATTTTTTTTAGACATTCGGTTGGAACAATTAGGTTATACTATACAGGACTAGTTACGACCTGACGTccttatattttttattctatgTCGAGGTGCGGTCTGGAGTCAGCCTCGCTCAACCCCTCCTGGTTTCTGTTGGCGCTGTCGATCATCGACCAGGGTAACCGATtaagagacagagagaaagagaagggtctTACCTTAGTACACTATTAGTGCTTATCACCTGGCCCTTGCATATTCTTAACTATCCAAGAGCATGAGCTGTTGGAAACCAACATTCTATCGTCTTGCAGTCTAAGACATATAGATCATAGGAAAGATTCCAAATCTAACATAGTagctctatatatagatccactatactccgtaaaagTAGAGGTGATCCGTTTAAAAATAATTCTTTATGATAAAGACAATATAAGCCTATACTTGCTGGGTAATTATCTGAGCACCGGCACGTGATGAGCCTTGTCTATTGCTCTATAATtacccttctcttcactcGCAAGAGCTTCAACTTTCCATCTCATATACTGCTTCTCACCTGCTGAACACTAAACCTCAGGAACTTACAAACCCCATACAGACTACAAGGAACAATGACTCCATCACTCAACTCACCCACCATCATCCCCAACCCACcaaacgacgaagaaaaccaaaaccCCATCCCAGAAACCAAGAGTACCAGAAATTCAGCAGAGCGAAAGGCATGGGACGAAAAACGAAAGGCATGGCAGAAGGCCTTGGGAGCCCGAATGAGAGAAATCATCCctggcctcttcctcggcaatgTCATGTCCTCACACAAGCACGATATGCTTCCCGAGAATAGTATCAATGCTATCGTCTCACTTACTGATGCTCGGTGGGCATGGTGGAGGGGCCCCACAAGAAGAGCGGGAATTCCAGAGCATCGTCACAAATGGGTTCAGTGTGGGAAACTAGTCCAACATGAAATAAGCTACCACTGTAGTTGGTCTGATAATTCAGCTTATAGACTTGAACGAAAGCCTTGCTGTTAACGCGTTATATTATTTTATCTTTGCAGTACCAAGTTATACAAAAGTTGTAGAAGCTATCTGGTACACCTCTCCACAGGAGGCCTCCAACCAACTCCCAAGCCCTCCATAACAagcctttccctttcttcccacGTTCTCCCTTCCCGTTCAAGATCAATCACTTGTCCTCCAGTGGTACGTTCCCTCACCCCGCTAGAATCGAATTTCCACCCTCGCGATTTCTTCGCGTATCGGCGTAGGTCCCGTTCGAAGGTAGTATCGCCCGACCAACCGAGGATGGCACATCCAACGGTACGCCAGGGGGATATGATGATGTCCACACGGCGGTGGGGATTAGGGTTACGTTTCCGTTTCTGGCGAGATTGTTCTTCGGCATTTGCATCAGACGATGGAGTGGGGTCTGCGTCGTCATCGAAGTTCGGGTCTTGCCATACGACAAGAGCTTTGTCTAGACTGTCGAAATGTTTCCCTGTATCGTCTCCCTTGTAGGGTAGAGTCTGTTGATCCCGGTTGGATGTGGTCATATGCAAGGCTAGAGTATGCGTGATCCAGCCTTCTGATTCGAGGCTACCGACGATATCAACGACCAGGTTCTTCGTTACAGACTCGTCACGGTGATACAGGACGAGATCAACATCACCGCTAGCCTCCTTCCCACGTCGATACCCACCCACCACAATACATTCAACCCCACGGCCGTCGTACCGAGCATCTGGACGGACGAGATTAGCGTGTCgatggatgatcttggcgATATCCTCGACTTCGTGACGGGGTATGCCCTGCAGGAACTCATCGTAATATTTCACGCCGATCTGCTGCACGCGAGAGAGGCTGTTCCAGCCGTGTTCGACTACGTCGTCTAGATCTCGCCATTGGCGGTAGTAGTAGAAGTCGCGGGCTGTTTTGGCGCCTACGCCCCAGATATTGTAGAATTCGTGTAGAACTCTGAGGACCGGGTCTGTATCTAGTGCCGCCGCGGCTTCGATGGTGCCATTTTCGCTTTGCTGGTATTCGGCGAAGAGGTTGGCGATCTTGGTATCGCAGCCCGGTAGGGTGAGGATCTCAGACGGACGGCGGAATTCGTACGGGTAGGCGGCTATTGATGCAATGGAAGTGCTATAAGCTCGCACGCCAATCTCGTCGAGTGTTAACTCTCGAATTCTACGGATTTTCACTAGTTGGTTGATGAATCTTTCGTTGGGTGGGTGGAGAGGCGCAGAGCGCATGCAGGCGTATAGAATATGGTTCTTGACCCAGTCTGGGGCTGGTGGTAAGGGGGCCGTTTCTTCGTTTTCAGATGTAGTCTGTCGGTATAGTTTTGGTGGGCGATGTTGGCTGGATGGTGCTTCATGAGTTCGGCGAGAGAACCGGCTAGATGGTGTCGGGGGTGGCTTAAATAGGGtatctttctttgcccttTGTAGTATATCGCTTGCTTGGGATGCTACTGCCTCTGTGCCGTTGGGTTTGGTGGCAGGGCGCTCGACCTTGCGAGCTTCGTATACCACGAACGGATCGAGGGGTACAAGCTCTTTTGATTCAACGCATGAGTCTAGCCATTCTAGACGGACAACTCGGAGTATATCTGCTCCCTCCCCGGAACCTGAACCGGCGGATGATCGATCAGTTGATACGGACCTCGGTCTCGGTCGCTTTAAATGGTTGCCGGTGCTGTGTTTGCTCCGCACGCCGTC from Aspergillus oryzae RIB40 DNA, chromosome 7 includes the following:
- a CDS encoding uncharacterized protein (predicted protein), whose protein sequence is MSKKNLWLYHTASLDMHNIEEPSDRASIDDEGTSLSKTNEEVKKPRTGYEWKNGASICLCAAASILFLNILFTIIAASRAQQSSRSFEAETIFEGSCTKAKRWSTGFHILINVLGTILLGASNYCMQCLSAPSRKDVDHVHAHGKWLDIGTPSVANLRVMSWVQIIIWCLLVLTSLPFHILYNAAVFSALSSNAYGVVAVSPGSPIGSTNSTTSACYEDLVGKDVVQVQAMYQGKELESLSKEDCIKAYGAAFLTNRRTLLLVTNNSSISSPGLFVGVGSPPTSVDDNQNPFDWMCTGPDTDLYGDFGSGTSQCLQSAVLKHVNGWSVTAEPFASNDIVVAGTGFAFTRQNYSDLRYSSLPQSTRADIMDLGAFLESPFNTVNDTLGFIQSQSWQTQRFESQLNVYMSDSVCATDSRTLSVSPPQYYSVDHCLSEKVEEHCRVMYSPAICLVVILCNAVKVICIMFTIRIRRKELFFTVGDAITSFMKYPDRTTLCRSWVDQKEAKSVFTKPRPMKSRTLPPRRRWHYAVGRRRWALSVTW
- a CDS encoding aminophospholipid-translocating P4-type ATPase DRS2 (P-type ATPase), with the translated sequence MASGRPPGHHPAAGRDDDLLQLEDTTPMYNPGQGPPVNDDHLLRQYNIDDSDYPQARPSVSYDQFVGGQAPPHSGAHATASAHPPPQSGAYIGDPYMGAASVSRTYSQTSGLDNYRRYSVDEYDDGYYHVDDHDDYMHSDHRVQEANQRNSILGLGGGLMGRAKHMLGMGQEYSDMNLPLTEAGARAARVDSTEHAEGAIPPSQKKSRKSDFKFGFGRKKVDPSTLGPRMIVLNNPPANAVHKFVDNHVSTAKYNIITFVPKFLYEQFSKYANLFFLFTAVLQQIPNVSPTNRYTTIGPLLIVLLVSAIKELVEDYKRRSSDKSLNYSKTQVLKGSAFHETKWIDVAVGDIVRVESEQPFPADLVLLASSEPEGLCYIETANLDGETNLKIKQAIPETAHLVSPADLSRLSGRVRSEQPNSSLYTYEATLTMHAGGGEKELPLAPDQLLLRGATLRNTPWVHGIVVFTGHETKLMRNATATPIKRTAVERMVNVQILMLVSILIALSVISSVGDLIIRQTAADKLTYLDYGSTNAVKQFFLDIFTYWVLYSNLVPISLFVTIEIVKYAQAFLINSDLDIYYDKTDTPATCRTSSLVEELGQIEYIFSDKTGTLTCNMMEFKQCTIGGIQYGEDIPEDRRATVEDGVEVGVHDFKKLRENLQGGHPTADAIHHFLTLLSTCHTVIPERSEKEPDKIKYQAASPDEGALVEGAATLGYQFTNRRPRSVLFTVGGHEYEYELLAVCEFNSTRKRMSTIFRCPDGKIRIYTKGADTVILERLNPDNPMVEVTLQHLEEYASEGLRTLCLAMREVSEEEFQQWYQIYDKAATTVGGNRADELDKASELIEKDFYLLGATAIEDRLQDGVPDTIHTLQTAGIKVWVLTGDRQETAINIGMSCKLISEDMTLLIVNEETSQATRENLTKKLQAVQSQHASGEIEALALVIDGRSLTFALEKDMEKMFLDLAIQCKAVVCCRVSPLQKALVVKLVKRHLKSLLLAIGDGANDVSMIQAAHVGVGISGLEGLQAARSADVSIAQFRYLRKLLLVHGAWSYHRISRVILYSFYKNIALYMTQFWYSFQNAFSGEVIYESWTLSFYNVFFTVLPPFAMGICDQFISARLLDRYPQLYQLGQKGMFFKRHSFWSWILNGFYHSLLLYLVSELIFLWDLPQADGKVAGHWVWGSALYTAVLATVLGKAALITNIWTKYTFIAIPGSMVIWLAFLPAYGYAAPAIGFSTEYYGTIPHLFKSPIFYLMAIVLPCVCLLRDYAWKYAKRMYYPQHYHHVQEIQKYNVQDYRPRMEQFQKAIRKVRQVQRMRKQRGYAFSQADDGAQMRVVNAYDTTRGRGRYGEMTSSRALV
- a CDS encoding type-X family DNA polymerase (DNA polymerase IV (family X)); its protein translation is MSDNLSDISSLHDGHGPSFSSCPAIFVLPTHLGLETLHQVEESLVSRDASLTYDISEARLILGKIGQKKRAALELRSRGVWTEDLDHSASKTTAKRGGNHEPVPRPVEVVTEVDVVDLSTETESEEDGVRSKHSTGNHLKRPRPRSVSTDRSSAGSGSGEGADILRVVRLEWLDSCVESKELVPLDPFVVYEARKVERPATKPNGTEAVASQASDILQRAKKDTLFKPPPTPSSRFSRRTHEAPSSQHRPPKLYRQTTSENEETAPLPPAPDWVKNHILYACMRSAPLHPPNERFINQLVKIRRIRELTLDEIGVRAYSTSIASIAAYPYEFRRPSEILTLPGCDTKIANLFAEYQQSENGTIEAAAALDTDPVLRVLHEFYNIWGVGAKTARDFYYYRQWRDLDDVVEHGWNSLSRVQQIGVKYYDEFLQGIPRHEVEDIAKIIHRHANLVRPDARYDGRGVECIVVGGYRRGKEASGDVDLVLYHRDESVTKNLVVDIVGSLESEGWITHTLALHMTTSNRDQQTLPYKGDDTGKHFDSLDKALVVWQDPNFDDDADPTPSSDANAEEQSRQKRKRNPNPHRRVDIIISPWRTVGCAILGWSGDTTFERDLRRYAKKSRGWKFDSSGVRERTTGGQVIDLEREGRTWEERERLVMEGLGVGWRPPVERCTR
- a CDS encoding uncharacterized protein (predicted protein), yielding MTPSLNSPTIIPNPPNDEENQNPIPETKSTRNSAERKAWDEKRKAWQKALGARMREIIPGLFLGNVMSSHKHDMLPENSINAIVSLTDARWAWWRGPTRRAGIPEHRHKWVQCGKLVQHEISYHCSWSDNSAYRLERKPCC